Proteins from one Fusobacterium periodonticum 1_1_41FAA genomic window:
- a CDS encoding DUF2262 domain-containing protein translates to MEKIQEIHKEILEGNTDILKDFPLPYCLSENKEDFVVLRKARIVKEENHIKYFFPNSESNESNSIYCLIWGRKNEESYGIGGTPIPDDFPIKEMKFEANKLFLLSTEDEKIVASLKQFNKALQKVWRNFTMEELSVAFREAPDTVLDEIKQENMPKTVTIKNFGKFTYKKDDKAYKLVKEGIEYYFSADNKSELKKVKDIFLNIEVIDFIEKAKEYTVKKLLKLKNDLWLEEDEKEVTKKEFKARMKFTSLYVFSESANFYFDDGDLFWGHSIEVNINQNLEFFDANIVG, encoded by the coding sequence ATGGAAAAAATTCAAGAGATACATAAGGAAATATTAGAAGGTAATACAGATATATTAAAGGATTTTCCTCTACCTTATTGTCTTTCTGAAAATAAGGAAGATTTTGTTGTTTTAAGAAAGGCAAGAATTGTAAAGGAAGAAAATCATATAAAATATTTTTTCCCAAACTCAGAAAGCAATGAGAGTAATAGTATATATTGCTTAATATGGGGGCGTAAGAACGAAGAAAGCTATGGTATAGGAGGAACACCAATACCAGATGATTTTCCTATAAAAGAGATGAAATTTGAAGCTAATAAACTTTTTTTACTGAGTACAGAGGATGAAAAAATAGTAGCTTCATTAAAACAATTCAATAAGGCTTTACAAAAGGTATGGAGAAATTTCACTATGGAAGAATTATCTGTAGCCTTTAGAGAAGCACCTGACACAGTTTTAGATGAAATAAAACAAGAAAATATGCCAAAGACAGTTACTATTAAAAACTTTGGTAAATTTACATATAAAAAAGATGATAAGGCTTATAAACTAGTCAAAGAAGGTATTGAATATTATTTTTCAGCTGATAATAAGTCAGAACTTAAAAAAGTGAAAGATATTTTTTTAAATATTGAAGTTATAGATTTTATAGAAAAAGCTAAAGAATATACAGTTAAGAAACTTCTAAAATTAAAAAATGATTTATGGCTAGAAGAAGATGAAAAAGAAGTTACAAAAAAAGAATTTAAGGCTAGAATGAAGTTTACAAGTCTTTATGTTTTTAGTGAATCAGCTAATTTCTATTTTGATGATGGTGATTTATTTTGGGGACATAGCATAGAAGTTAATATCAATCAAAATTTAGAATTTTTTGATGCAAATATAGTTGGCTAA
- the nifJ gene encoding pyruvate:ferredoxin (flavodoxin) oxidoreductase, which produces MAKKMQTMDGNQAAAYASYAFTEVAGIYPITPSSPMAEYTDEWAAKGMKNIFGVPVKLVEMQSEGGAAGTVHGSLQAGALTTTYTASQGLLLKIPNMYKIAGELLPGVIHVSARSLSAQALSIFGDHQDIYAARQTGFAMLATNSVQEVMDLAGVAHLAALKSRVPFLHFFDGFRTSHEIQKVEVMEYDDLKKLVDWKALEEFRKRALNPEHPVTRGTAQNDDIYFQAREVQNKFYDAVPDIVADYMKEISKITGREYKPFNYYGAPDAERVIIAMGSVCEAAQEVIDYLVEQGEKVGLISVHLYRPFSAKYFFDVLPKTVKRISVLDRTKEPGSLGEPLLLDIKALFYNKENAPLIVGGRYGLSSKDTTPAQILAVFENLKKDEPKDAFTVGIVDDVTHTSLEVGPAIALADPSTKACLFYGLGADGTVGANKNSIKIIGDKTDLYAQGYFAYDSKKSGGVTRSHLRFGKKPIRSTYLVSKPTFVACSVPAYLHQYDMTSGLKEGGKFLLNCVWTKEEAIENIPNNVKRDLAKNKARLFIINATALAHEIGLGQRTNTIMQAAFFKLAEIIPFEEAQQYMKDYAKKSYAKKGDEIVQLNYNAIDRGANDIVEIEVDPAWANLEATALNEPKETAGCGGCCASVPDFVKNIAKPINAIKGYDLPVSAFLGYEDGTFENGTSAFEKRGVAVDVPIWNIDKCIQCNQCSYVCPHAVIRPFLINEEELKASPIELATKKPTGKGLDGLGYRIQVSTLDCVGCGSCAHVCPAKALDMMPIADSLNDKEDIKADYLFNNVEYRSDLMPLDTVKGSQFAQPLFEFHGACPGCGETPYIKLITQLYGNRMMVANATGCSSIYSGSAPSTPYTTDANGEGPSWASSLFEDNAEYGFGMHIGVEALRSRIQHTMEENMDKVDEEIATLFKDWIANRQYSVRTREIRDILLPKLEALNTEFAKEILDLKQYLVKKSQWIIGGDGWAYDIGYGGLDHVLASNEDVNILVVDTEVYSNTGGQASKSTPTGAVAKFAASGKPVKKKDLAAIAMSYGHIYVAQVSMGANQQQVLKAIKEAEAHQGPSLIIAYSPCINHGIKKGMSQSQTEMKLATECGYWPIFRYNPSLEKLGKNPLQLDSKEPKWEKYEEYLTGEVRYQTLTKSNPEEAKVLFESNKKEAQKRWRQYKRMAALDYTEEKEEE; this is translated from the coding sequence ATGGCAAAGAAAATGCAAACTATGGACGGTAACCAAGCTGCCGCATACGCATCATATGCTTTTACAGAAGTGGCTGGGATTTATCCTATAACTCCATCTTCTCCAATGGCTGAATATACTGATGAATGGGCTGCTAAGGGAATGAAAAATATCTTTGGTGTCCCTGTAAAATTAGTTGAAATGCAATCAGAAGGAGGAGCTGCTGGAACAGTTCATGGTTCTTTACAAGCTGGTGCTCTAACAACAACTTACACAGCTTCACAAGGATTACTTTTAAAAATTCCTAACATGTATAAAATAGCTGGAGAATTATTACCAGGTGTTATACATGTATCTGCAAGATCTTTATCTGCTCAAGCATTATCAATCTTTGGTGACCACCAAGATATCTATGCAGCAAGACAAACAGGTTTTGCAATGCTTGCTACAAACTCTGTACAAGAAGTTATGGACTTAGCTGGAGTAGCTCACTTAGCTGCTTTAAAATCTAGAGTTCCTTTCTTACACTTCTTTGATGGATTCAGAACTTCTCATGAAATTCAAAAAGTTGAAGTTATGGAATATGATGATTTAAAGAAATTAGTAGATTGGAAAGCTTTAGAAGAATTCAGAAAAAGAGCTTTAAATCCTGAACATCCAGTAACAAGAGGTACTGCTCAAAACGATGATATCTACTTCCAAGCAAGAGAAGTACAAAACAAATTCTATGATGCAGTTCCTGATATAGTTGCAGACTATATGAAAGAAATTTCTAAAATAACTGGAAGAGAATATAAACCATTTAACTACTATGGTGCTCCAGATGCTGAAAGAGTTATAATCGCTATGGGTTCAGTTTGTGAAGCTGCTCAAGAAGTTATAGATTACTTAGTAGAACAAGGAGAAAAAGTAGGTTTAATCTCAGTTCACCTATACAGACCTTTCTCTGCTAAATATTTCTTTGATGTTTTACCAAAAACTGTAAAAAGAATTTCAGTTTTAGATAGAACTAAAGAACCTGGTTCATTAGGAGAACCATTATTACTAGACATAAAAGCATTATTCTACAATAAAGAAAATGCTCCATTAATAGTTGGTGGAAGATATGGATTATCTTCAAAAGATACAACTCCAGCTCAAATTTTAGCTGTATTTGAAAACTTAAAGAAAGATGAACCAAAAGATGCTTTCACAGTTGGTATAGTTGATGATGTTACTCACACATCTCTTGAAGTAGGACCAGCAATAGCTCTTGCAGATCCATCTACAAAAGCTTGTCTATTCTATGGATTAGGAGCAGACGGAACAGTTGGAGCAAATAAAAACTCTATCAAAATCATAGGGGATAAAACAGATTTATATGCTCAAGGATACTTTGCATATGACTCTAAAAAATCTGGAGGAGTTACTAGATCTCACTTAAGATTTGGTAAAAAACCTATAAGATCAACTTACTTAGTATCTAAACCAACATTTGTTGCTTGTTCAGTACCAGCATATTTACATCAATATGATATGACTTCTGGATTAAAAGAAGGAGGAAAATTCTTACTTAACTGTGTATGGACTAAAGAAGAAGCAATAGAAAACATTCCTAATAATGTTAAGAGAGATTTAGCTAAAAATAAAGCAAGATTATTTATCATAAATGCTACTGCTCTTGCACATGAAATTGGACTAGGACAAAGAACAAATACAATAATGCAAGCTGCTTTCTTTAAATTGGCTGAAATCATTCCATTTGAAGAAGCTCAACAATATATGAAAGACTATGCTAAAAAGTCTTATGCTAAAAAAGGTGATGAAATAGTTCAACTTAACTACAACGCAATAGACAGAGGAGCTAATGATATAGTTGAAATTGAAGTTGATCCAGCATGGGCTAACCTTGAAGCAACAGCTTTAAACGAACCAAAAGAAACTGCTGGTTGTGGTGGATGTTGTGCAAGTGTACCTGATTTTGTTAAAAATATAGCAAAACCTATAAATGCAATAAAAGGATATGACTTACCTGTATCAGCATTCTTAGGATATGAAGATGGTACTTTTGAAAATGGTACTTCTGCTTTTGAAAAGAGAGGAGTTGCTGTTGATGTACCTATATGGAATATAGATAAATGTATCCAATGTAACCAATGTTCTTATGTATGTCCACATGCTGTTATCAGACCATTCTTAATAAATGAAGAAGAATTAAAAGCTTCTCCAATCGAATTGGCAACTAAAAAACCTACAGGAAAAGGTTTAGATGGATTAGGATATAGAATACAAGTTTCTACACTTGATTGTGTTGGTTGTGGATCTTGTGCTCATGTTTGTCCAGCAAAAGCTCTTGATATGATGCCAATAGCTGATTCATTAAATGATAAAGAAGATATTAAAGCTGATTATCTATTTAATAATGTTGAATATAGAAGTGACTTAATGCCACTTGATACTGTAAAAGGTTCTCAATTCGCTCAACCACTATTTGAATTCCATGGTGCTTGTCCAGGATGTGGAGAAACTCCTTATATTAAATTAATAACTCAATTATATGGAAATAGAATGATGGTTGCTAATGCTACTGGATGTTCTTCAATCTATTCAGGTTCAGCTCCTTCAACTCCATATACAACAGATGCTAATGGAGAAGGACCTTCTTGGGCTTCATCTCTATTTGAAGACAATGCTGAATATGGATTTGGTATGCATATAGGAGTTGAAGCTCTAAGATCTAGAATTCAACATACTATGGAAGAAAATATGGATAAAGTTGATGAAGAAATAGCTACTTTATTCAAAGATTGGATAGCAAACAGACAATACTCTGTAAGAACTAGAGAAATAAGAGATATCCTTCTTCCTAAATTAGAAGCTTTAAATACTGAATTTGCTAAAGAAATTTTAGATTTAAAACAATATCTAGTTAAAAAATCTCAATGGATAATTGGTGGAGATGGATGGGCTTATGATATTGGTTATGGTGGACTTGACCATGTACTTGCATCTAATGAAGATGTAAATATATTAGTTGTGGATACAGAAGTTTACTCTAATACTGGAGGACAAGCATCAAAATCTACACCTACTGGAGCAGTTGCAAAATTTGCTGCATCAGGAAAACCAGTTAAGAAAAAAGATTTAGCTGCAATAGCAATGTCTTATGGACATATTTATGTAGCACAAGTTTCAATGGGAGCTAACCAACAACAAGTATTAAAAGCTATTAAAGAAGCTGAAGCTCACCAAGGACCTTCATTAATAATTGCATACTCTCCTTGTATCAACCATGGTATCAAGAAAGGTATGTCACAATCTCAAACTGAAATGAAGTTAGCTACTGAATGTGGATACTGGCCAATATTCAGATACAATCCTTCATTAGAAAAATTAGGAAAGAATCCTTTACAATTAGATTCTAAAGAACCTAAATGGGAAAAATATGAAGAATATCTAACTGGTGAAGTGAGATACCAAACTCTAACAAAATCTAATCCTGAAGAAGCAAAAGTTTTATTTGAATCAAATAAAAAAGAAGCTCAAAAGAGATGGAGACAATATAAGAGAATGGCAGCACTAGACTATACTGAAGAAAAAGAAGAAGAATAA
- a CDS encoding transketolase produces MKDISFLKEKAKEIRKSIVSMITEAKSGHPGGSLSATDILTALYFSEMNIDPANPKMEGRDRFVLSKGHAAPAIYATLAERGYFSKDELLTLRKFGSRLQGHPDMKKLPGIEISTGSLGQGLSVANGMALNAKIFNENYRTYIVLGDGEVQEGQIWEAAMTAAHYKLDNLCAFLDSNNLQIDGNVTEIMGVEPLDKKWEAFGWNVIKIDGHNFEEILSALEKAKECKDKPTMILAKTVKGKGVSFMENVCGFHGVAPTAEELEKALAELA; encoded by the coding sequence ATGAAAGATATTAGTTTTCTAAAAGAAAAAGCTAAAGAGATTAGAAAGTCTATTGTTTCTATGATTACTGAAGCAAAATCAGGGCATCCAGGTGGTTCTCTATCTGCAACTGATATTTTAACAGCTCTATATTTTTCTGAAATGAATATAGACCCTGCTAATCCAAAGATGGAAGGAAGAGATAGATTTGTTCTTTCTAAAGGACATGCTGCACCTGCTATCTATGCAACTTTAGCTGAAAGAGGATATTTTTCAAAAGATGAATTATTGACTTTAAGAAAATTTGGAAGTAGACTTCAAGGTCACCCAGATATGAAAAAACTTCCAGGTATTGAGATTTCAACTGGTTCTCTTGGACAAGGTTTATCTGTTGCAAATGGTATGGCATTAAATGCTAAGATATTTAATGAAAATTATAGAACTTACATCGTTTTAGGAGATGGAGAAGTTCAAGAAGGTCAAATTTGGGAAGCTGCTATGACTGCTGCTCACTATAAACTTGATAATCTTTGTGCCTTCCTTGACAGTAATAATCTACAAATTGATGGAAATGTTACTGAAATAATGGGGGTTGAACCATTAGATAAAAAATGGGAAGCTTTTGGTTGGAATGTAATTAAAATAGATGGACATAATTTTGAAGAAATTCTTTCTGCTTTAGAAAAAGCTAAAGAATGTAAAGATAAACCAACTATGATTCTTGCAAAAACTGTAAAAGGTAAAGGAGTTTCTTTTATGGAAAACGTTTGTGGTTTCCATGGAGTTGCACCAACTGCTGAAGAATTAGAAAAGGCATTAGCTGAATTAGCTTAA
- a CDS encoding NAD(P)H-dependent oxidoreductase, with amino-acid sequence MKKTLIILAHPDLTRSMANKKLKEEAEKNTDIIVHDIYKEYPNGKINLEKELNLVKETGTLVLQFPMQWFNCPSLLKEWIDTVFMAAHFTESDEKILANKKIGLAVTTGAPKEVYEGKLEGILAPFVLSIDYLNAKNIPIFSVHGVMPGKISETEIEENAKKYVEYLKNNIE; translated from the coding sequence ATGAAAAAAACTTTAATAATATTAGCTCACCCTGATCTTACAAGATCTATGGCTAATAAAAAATTAAAAGAAGAAGCAGAAAAAAATACAGATATCATAGTACATGATATTTATAAAGAATATCCTAATGGAAAAATTAATTTAGAAAAAGAGTTAAATTTAGTAAAGGAAACAGGAACTCTAGTTTTACAATTTCCTATGCAATGGTTTAACTGCCCATCTCTTTTAAAAGAATGGATAGATACAGTTTTTATGGCTGCACACTTTACTGAAAGTGATGAAAAGATTTTAGCTAACAAAAAGATAGGTCTAGCTGTTACTACTGGAGCACCAAAAGAAGTATATGAAGGTAAACTTGAAGGTATCTTAGCTCCATTTGTGTTAAGTATAGATTACTTAAATGCTAAAAATATTCCTATATTTTCAGTTCATGGAGTAATGCCTGGTAAAATATCAGAAACTGAAATTGAAGAAAATGCTAAAAAATATGTTGAATATTTAAAAAATAATATAGAATAA
- a CDS encoding DUF695 domain-containing protein, protein MKQNFNEIKQNWNFYMCTVDEKAASIRLNFALTEIAPVEDYTHRLTIFIKMNNPTEDGLSSNEEYPILCDIEDEVVDKLETLEDIFAGTVKTQGRLELYLFTKNPEKSEELCKEALAKFPDYLWKTYIDEDKEWDFYYNFLYPDVYSYQAIMNRSVIENLLENEDKLEKEREIDHWLYFKIEENANLAIKKFEELAYKILSSKKLEDKSEHKYQVNISRVDNAIYSHINEIVWELVEIAESLDGYYDGWGCNITK, encoded by the coding sequence TTGAAACAAAATTTTAATGAAATCAAACAAAATTGGAACTTTTATATGTGTACTGTGGATGAAAAAGCCGCTTCTATTCGTCTTAATTTTGCACTAACAGAAATAGCACCTGTTGAAGATTATACACACAGACTTACTATCTTTATCAAAATGAATAATCCTACTGAAGATGGACTTTCATCTAATGAAGAATATCCAATACTATGTGATATTGAAGATGAAGTTGTAGACAAATTAGAAACTTTAGAAGATATCTTTGCAGGAACTGTAAAAACTCAAGGAAGATTAGAACTTTATCTTTTTACTAAAAATCCTGAAAAAAGTGAAGAACTTTGCAAAGAAGCATTAGCAAAATTCCCAGATTACTTATGGAAAACTTATATAGATGAAGATAAAGAATGGGATTTCTACTATAATTTCCTTTATCCAGATGTATATTCTTATCAAGCAATAATGAATAGATCTGTTATAGAAAATTTATTAGAAAATGAAGATAAATTAGAAAAAGAACGTGAGATAGATCATTGGCTTTATTTTAAAATAGAAGAAAATGCTAATTTAGCTATAAAAAAATTTGAAGAATTAGCTTATAAAATTCTTTCAAGTAAAAAATTAGAGGATAAGTCTGAACACAAATATCAAGTTAATATTTCAAGAGTGGATAATGCTATATACAGCCATATAAATGAAATTGTATGGGAACTTGTAGAGATTGCAGAATCTTTAGATGGATATTACGATGGTTGGGGATGTAATATAACAAAATAA
- a CDS encoding acetate/propionate family kinase has translation MKILVINCGSSSLKYQLVNPETEEVFAKGLCERIGIDGSKMEYEVPAKDFEKKLEAPMPSHKEALELVISHLTDKEIGVIASVDEVDAIGHRVVHGGEEFAQSVLIDDAVLKAIEANNDLAPLHNPANLMGIRTCMELMPGKKNVAVFDTAFHQTMKPEAFIYPLPYEDYKELKVRKYGFHGTSHLYVSGIMREIMGNPEHSKIIVCHLGNGASITAVKDGKSIDTSMGLTPLQGLMMGTRCGDIDPAAVLFVKNKRGLTDAQMDDRMNKKSGILGLFGKSSDCRDMENAVKEGDERAILAESVSMHRLRSYIGAYAAVMGGVDAICFTGGIGENSSMTREKALEGLEFLGVDLDKEVNSVRKKGIVKLSKDSSKVLVYKIPTNEELVIARDTFRLAK, from the coding sequence ATGAAAATACTAGTAATAAATTGCGGAAGTTCTTCACTTAAATATCAATTAGTAAATCCTGAAACTGAAGAAGTTTTCGCAAAAGGACTTTGTGAAAGAATTGGAATCGATGGTTCTAAAATGGAATATGAAGTTCCAGCAAAAGATTTTGAAAAAAAATTAGAAGCTCCTATGCCTAGTCACAAAGAAGCATTAGAATTAGTAATATCTCATTTAACTGACAAAGAAATTGGTGTTATAGCTTCTGTTGATGAAGTTGATGCAATAGGGCACAGAGTTGTTCATGGTGGAGAAGAGTTTGCACAATCTGTATTAATAGATGATGCAGTTTTAAAAGCTATTGAAGCAAATAATGATCTTGCACCTTTACATAACCCAGCAAACTTAATGGGAATAAGAACTTGTATGGAACTTATGCCTGGTAAGAAAAATGTAGCTGTTTTTGATACTGCTTTCCACCAAACTATGAAACCAGAAGCATTTATTTATCCATTACCATATGAAGACTATAAAGAATTAAAAGTTAGAAAATATGGTTTCCATGGAACATCTCACTTATATGTTTCTGGAATCATGAGAGAAATTATGGGAAATCCTGAACATTCAAAAATAATAGTTTGTCACTTAGGAAACGGAGCATCAATAACTGCTGTTAAAGATGGAAAATCAATTGATACTTCAATGGGATTAACTCCTTTACAAGGTTTAATGATGGGAACAAGATGTGGAGATATAGATCCAGCAGCTGTACTATTTGTTAAAAATAAAAGAGGACTTACAGATGCCCAAATGGATGATAGAATGAATAAAAAATCTGGTATCTTAGGATTATTTGGAAAGTCTTCTGACTGTAGAGATATGGAAAATGCAGTTAAAGAAGGAGATGAAAGAGCAATACTTGCTGAAAGTGTTTCTATGCATAGATTAAGATCATATATAGGAGCTTATGCTGCTGTTATGGGTGGAGTAGATGCTATTTGCTTTACAGGAGGAATTGGAGAAAATTCCTCTATGACTAGAGAAAAAGCACTAGAAGGTTTAGAATTTTTAGGTGTTGACTTAGATAAAGAAGTTAACTCAGTTAGAAAAAAAGGAATCGTAAAACTATCTAAAGATAGCTCAAAAGTTTTAGTATATAAAATACCTACAAACGAAGAATTAGTTATAGCAAGAGATACTTTTAGATTAGCAAAATAA
- a CDS encoding replication-associated recombination protein A produces the protein MNLFQNNYKNVEPLAYKLRPKNLDDFVGQEKLLGKDGVIRRLILNSALSNSIFYGPPGCGKSSLGEIISNTLDCNFEKLNATTASVSDIRTVVETAKRNIELYNKRTILFLDEIHRFNKNQQDALLSYTEDGTLTLIGATTENPYYNINNALLSRVMVFEFKALTNEDISKLIDKGLNFLNISMSDKIKEIIIDIAQGDSRIALNYVEMYNNIHSQMTEDEIFSIFKERQVSFDKKQDKYDMISAFIKSVRGSDPDAAVYWLARLLDGGEDPKYIARRLFIEASEDIGMANPEALLIANATMNACERIGMPEVRIILSHATVYLAISSKSNSVYEAINNALSDIKNGELQEVPLNICHDNVGYKYPHSYSDNFVKQKYMNKKKKYYKPGNNKNEKMIAEKLNKLWNE, from the coding sequence ATGAATTTATTTCAAAATAATTATAAAAATGTTGAACCACTAGCATATAAATTAAGGCCAAAAAATTTAGATGATTTCGTTGGTCAAGAAAAACTTTTAGGAAAAGATGGAGTTATCAGAAGACTGATTTTAAATTCTGCTCTTTCTAATTCTATTTTTTATGGTCCACCTGGTTGTGGAAAAAGTAGTCTGGGAGAAATTATTTCCAATACTTTGGACTGTAATTTTGAAAAATTAAATGCTACAACTGCTAGTGTTTCAGATATAAGAACTGTGGTAGAAACTGCCAAAAGAAATATAGAACTTTACAATAAAAGAACTATACTTTTTTTAGATGAAATACATAGATTTAATAAGAATCAACAAGATGCCCTTCTTTCATATACTGAAGATGGAACTCTTACCCTTATAGGTGCAACAACAGAAAATCCTTATTACAATATCAATAATGCCTTACTTTCAAGAGTTATGGTATTTGAATTTAAGGCTCTTACTAATGAAGATATTTCTAAATTAATTGATAAGGGATTGAATTTTCTAAATATAAGTATGAGTGATAAAATCAAGGAAATAATCATTGATATAGCTCAAGGAGATTCAAGAATAGCTTTAAATTATGTTGAGATGTATAATAATATACATTCTCAAATGACTGAAGATGAAATTTTTTCTATTTTTAAAGAAAGACAAGTTTCTTTTGACAAAAAACAAGATAAATATGATATGATTTCTGCCTTTATAAAGTCTGTCAGGGGAAGTGACCCTGATGCAGCAGTATATTGGCTTGCTAGACTTTTAGATGGCGGAGAAGATCCAAAATATATAGCAAGAAGGCTATTTATTGAAGCTAGTGAAGATATAGGAATGGCAAATCCAGAAGCACTTTTGATTGCAAATGCAACTATGAATGCCTGTGAAAGAATAGGTATGCCTGAAGTTAGGATAATACTTTCACATGCCACTGTATATCTTGCAATTTCATCTAAATCAAATTCAGTCTATGAGGCAATAAATAATGCCTTGTCTGATATTAAAAATGGTGAACTTCAGGAAGTACCACTTAATATTTGTCATGACAATGTAGGCTATAAATATCCTCATAGTTATAGTGATAATTTTGTCAAACAAAAATATATGAATAAGAAGAAAAAATACTATAAACCTGGTAACAATAAGAATGAAAAGATGATAGCAGAAAAATTAAATAAGTTATGGAATGAATAG
- a CDS encoding transketolase family protein, with protein sequence MSKKSTRQAYGEALVELGRINNDIVVLDADLSKSTKTDLFKKEFPKRHLNIGIAEADLIGTAAGFATCGKIPFASTFAMFAAGRAFEQIRNTVAYPKLNVKIAPTHAGISVGEDGGSHQSIEDIALMRAIPGMVVLCPCDAVETKKMVQAAAEYNGPVYLRLGRLDVETVLDDSYDFQIGIANTLREGNDVTIVSTGLLTQEALKAADELAKENISVRVVNCGTIKPLDGETILKAAKETKFIITAEEHSVIGGLGSAVSEFLSETHPTLIKKLGVYDKFGQSGKGAEMLEKYELTAAKLVSMVKENLK encoded by the coding sequence ATGAGTAAGAAGTCTACAAGACAAGCCTACGGAGAGGCCTTAGTAGAACTTGGAAGAATAAATAATGATATAGTTGTTTTAGATGCTGATTTAAGTAAATCAACAAAAACTGATTTATTTAAAAAAGAATTTCCAAAAAGACATTTAAATATTGGAATAGCTGAAGCTGACTTAATAGGTACAGCTGCTGGTTTTGCTACTTGTGGAAAAATTCCATTTGCTTCTACTTTTGCTATGTTTGCTGCTGGAAGAGCTTTTGAGCAAATCAGAAATACTGTAGCCTATCCAAAATTAAATGTTAAAATTGCTCCAACTCATGCTGGAATTTCAGTAGGAGAAGATGGAGGTTCTCACCAATCAATAGAAGATATCGCTCTTATGAGAGCTATTCCAGGAATGGTTGTTTTATGTCCTTGTGATGCAGTTGAAACTAAAAAAATGGTTCAAGCTGCTGCTGAATACAATGGGCCTGTTTATTTAAGACTTGGAAGATTAGATGTTGAAACTGTTTTAGATGATAGTTATGATTTCCAGATTGGTATAGCTAATACTTTAAGAGAAGGAAATGATGTTACTATAGTTTCTACAGGACTTTTAACACAAGAAGCTTTAAAAGCCGCTGATGAATTAGCTAAAGAAAACATTTCTGTGAGAGTTGTAAACTGTGGAACTATAAAACCTTTAGATGGAGAAACAATTTTAAAGGCTGCTAAAGAAACTAAATTCATAATAACTGCTGAAGAACATTCAGTTATTGGTGGATTAGGTTCTGCTGTTTCTGAATTCTTATCAGAAACTCACCCTACTTTAATCAAAAAGTTAGGTGTTTATGATAAATTTGGACAAAGTGGAAAAGGTGCAGAAATGTTAGAAAAATATGAACTAACTGCTGCAAAATTAGTTTCTATGGTAAAAGAAAACTTAAAATAA